From a region of the Xyrauchen texanus isolate HMW12.3.18 chromosome 47, RBS_HiC_50CHRs, whole genome shotgun sequence genome:
- the metap2a gene encoding methionine aminopeptidase 2 isoform X2: MSRAFAVVVRIPLMTLFTYSADSAAFLRSSYTRIGLSPLVSAIMEANGTEQLPVQLGMDTLIVNGHAAEREETDPAKKKKKKKKKSKSAVTVGQVEQGEDGEVEVRKTTEQQNLEDKDREDDGEEDGDEGDNTSGKKKKKKAKKKKGSKTQTDPPSLPICDLYPNGVFPVGQECEYPLSQDGRSAAWRTTREEKRVLDKANEEMWNDFRQAAEAHRQVRKYVQNWIKPGMTMIDICERLEDCSRKLVKENGLNTGLAFPTGCSLNNCAAHYTPNAGDPTVLQYDDVCKIDFGTHINGRIIDCAFTVTFNPKYDGLLEAVRDATNTGIKCAGIDVRLCDVGESIQEVMESYEVEIDGKTYQVKPIRNLNGHSIGQYRIHAGKTVPIVKGGEATRMEVFVFVIVISLPFTRARLQQTMELVREKYTPLRLLVALVRVWCTMTWTARIT, encoded by the exons atgagcaggGCCTTCGCCGTAGTAGTTCGCATTCCGCTGATGACGCTCTTCACATACTCAGCTGATTCGGCAGCTTTTCTCCGCTCGTCCTACACACGCATCGGTCTCTCGCCACTCGTGTCCGCAATCATGGAGGCGAACGGCACTGAGCAGCTGCCGGTACAGTTGGGCATGGACACGCTGATCGTGAACGGGCACGCTGCAGAACGAGAAGAAACGGACCCcgccaagaagaagaagaagaaaaagaagaaaagcaAGTCAGCGGTTACCG TAGGACAGGTCGAGCAGGGGGAGGATGGAGAGGTGGAAGTGAGGAAAACGACAGAACAGCAGAACCTGGAGGACAAGGACAGAGAAGACGATGGTGAAGAAG ACGGGGATGAAGGCGATAACACCTctggaaaaaagaagaaaaagaaggccAAAAAGAAGAAAGGAT CCAAAACTCAGACTGACCCGCCCTCCTTGCCCATCTGTGATCTGTACCCTAACGGTGTGTTTCCTGTGGGCCAGGAGTGTGAGTACCCCCTATCACAGGATGG GCGTAGCGCTGCATGGAGAACGACCAGGGAGGAGAAGCGCGTGCTGGATAAAGCTAATGAGGAGATGTGGAATGATTTCCGGCAGGCGGCCGAAGCTCATCGGCAGGTGCGCAAATATGTGCAGAACTGGATCAAACCTGGCATGACCATGATTGACATCTG TGAGCGTTTGGAGGACTGCAGTAGGAAGTTAGTCAAAGAGAACGGTTTGAACACAGGGCTGGCGTTCCCTACCGGCTGCTCGCTGAATAACTGTGCTGCTCACTACACACCAAACGCCGGAGACCCCACTGTCCTTCAATATGACGATGTGTGCAAGATCGATTTCGGCACACACATCAACG gcAGGATAATAGACTGTGCCTTCACTGTCACCTTCAATCCAAAGTATGATGGCTTGCTTGAAGCTGTAAGAGATGCCACCAACACAGGCATCAAG TGTGCTGGTATAGATGTACGTCTTTGTGATGTTGGAGAATCGATACAGGAAGTGATGGAGTCGTACGAGGTTGAAATAGATGGAAAAACATACCAAG TCAAACCTATTCGCAATCTAAATGGACACTCTATCGGTCAGTATCGGATACATGCTGGGAAAACGGTGCCCATTGTGAAGGGAGGAGAAGCCACTAGGATGGAGGTGTTTGTATTTGTTATTGTCATCTCATTGCCATTTACAAGAGCAAGACTACAACAGACAATGGAgcttgt GAGGGAGAAGTATACGCCATTGAGACTTTTGGTAGCACTGGTAAGGGTGTGGTGCACGATGACATGGACTGCTCGCATTACATGA
- the metap2a gene encoding methionine aminopeptidase 2 isoform X1 — MSRAFAVVVRIPLMTLFTYSADSAAFLRSSYTRIGLSPLVSAIMEANGTEQLPVQLGMDTLIVNGHAAEREETDPAKKKKKKKKKSKSAVTVGQVEQGEDGEVEVRKTTEQQNLEDKDREDDGEEDGDEGDNTSGKKKKKKAKKKKGSKTQTDPPSLPICDLYPNGVFPVGQECEYPLSQDGRSAAWRTTREEKRVLDKANEEMWNDFRQAAEAHRQVRKYVQNWIKPGMTMIDICERLEDCSRKLVKENGLNTGLAFPTGCSLNNCAAHYTPNAGDPTVLQYDDVCKIDFGTHINGRIIDCAFTVTFNPKYDGLLEAVRDATNTGIKCAGIDVRLCDVGESIQEVMESYEVEIDGKTYQVKPIRNLNGHSIGQYRIHAGKTVPIVKGGEATRMEEGEVYAIETFGSTGKGVVHDDMDCSHYMKNFDVGHVPIRLPRAKHLLNTVNENFGTLAFCRRWLDRLGESKYLMALKNLCDLGIIDPYPPLCDAKGSYTAQYEHTILLRPTCKEVVSRGDDY, encoded by the exons atgagcaggGCCTTCGCCGTAGTAGTTCGCATTCCGCTGATGACGCTCTTCACATACTCAGCTGATTCGGCAGCTTTTCTCCGCTCGTCCTACACACGCATCGGTCTCTCGCCACTCGTGTCCGCAATCATGGAGGCGAACGGCACTGAGCAGCTGCCGGTACAGTTGGGCATGGACACGCTGATCGTGAACGGGCACGCTGCAGAACGAGAAGAAACGGACCCcgccaagaagaagaagaagaaaaagaagaaaagcaAGTCAGCGGTTACCG TAGGACAGGTCGAGCAGGGGGAGGATGGAGAGGTGGAAGTGAGGAAAACGACAGAACAGCAGAACCTGGAGGACAAGGACAGAGAAGACGATGGTGAAGAAG ACGGGGATGAAGGCGATAACACCTctggaaaaaagaagaaaaagaaggccAAAAAGAAGAAAGGAT CCAAAACTCAGACTGACCCGCCCTCCTTGCCCATCTGTGATCTGTACCCTAACGGTGTGTTTCCTGTGGGCCAGGAGTGTGAGTACCCCCTATCACAGGATGG GCGTAGCGCTGCATGGAGAACGACCAGGGAGGAGAAGCGCGTGCTGGATAAAGCTAATGAGGAGATGTGGAATGATTTCCGGCAGGCGGCCGAAGCTCATCGGCAGGTGCGCAAATATGTGCAGAACTGGATCAAACCTGGCATGACCATGATTGACATCTG TGAGCGTTTGGAGGACTGCAGTAGGAAGTTAGTCAAAGAGAACGGTTTGAACACAGGGCTGGCGTTCCCTACCGGCTGCTCGCTGAATAACTGTGCTGCTCACTACACACCAAACGCCGGAGACCCCACTGTCCTTCAATATGACGATGTGTGCAAGATCGATTTCGGCACACACATCAACG gcAGGATAATAGACTGTGCCTTCACTGTCACCTTCAATCCAAAGTATGATGGCTTGCTTGAAGCTGTAAGAGATGCCACCAACACAGGCATCAAG TGTGCTGGTATAGATGTACGTCTTTGTGATGTTGGAGAATCGATACAGGAAGTGATGGAGTCGTACGAGGTTGAAATAGATGGAAAAACATACCAAG TCAAACCTATTCGCAATCTAAATGGACACTCTATCGGTCAGTATCGGATACATGCTGGGAAAACGGTGCCCATTGTGAAGGGAGGAGAAGCCACTAGGATGGAG GAGGGAGAAGTATACGCCATTGAGACTTTTGGTAGCACTGGTAAGGGTGTGGTGCACGATGACATGGACTGCTCGCATTACATGAAGAACTTTGACGTTGGGCACGTGCCAATCAG GCTGCCCAGGGCAAAACATCTGCTCAACACAGTGAACGAGAACTTCGGGACGCTTGCGTTCTGTCGCCGCTGGCTCGACCGTTTGGGTGAGAGCAAGTACCTGATGGCTCTGAAAAACCTGTGTGACCTGGGCATCATCGACCCCTACCCCCCTCTGTGTGACGCTAAGGGCTCGTACACAGCGCAGTATGAACACACCATCCTGCTCAGACCTACGTGCAAGGAGGTCGTGAGCCGCGGAGATGACTACTGA
- the usp44 gene encoding ubiquitin carboxyl-terminal hydrolase 44 — protein sequence MDRCKHVGRLRLAQDHSILNPQKWHCVDCNTTESVWACLSCSHVACGRYIEEHALQHFKEQHHSLALEVNDLYVYCYLCDDYVLNDNATGDLKLLRSTLSAIKSQCYEVTTRSGRTLRSSSATGEQPSLSAQELQLRHEDRMFTALWHRRRALIGRVFRLWFAQTERGKKRLEEEQQREEEEERKREVRERRRQLKRQLREEQESAPPRKSHRIRRQSLKAAVVATTPSSANSVKSIKRRSAPAHISTPTQRTNVRTLQRRPRTPVKAKRPRAPFPKVGDSPIKRRPTVTPGVTGLRNLGNTCYMNSILQVLSHLHVFRECFLRLDLNQALELLASAVSRKLGLSAQHVIQPKGSNLGSGLSGGASRSRNMELIQPKEPSSKHISLCHELHTLFQVMWSGKWALVSPFAMLHSVWQLIPAFRGYAQQDAQEFLCELLDKVQHELERTRTLTPATVPANQRRLIKQVLSVVNTIFHGQLLSQVRCLACDHRSNTIEPFWDLSLEFPERYHSNSKDAAPVPCGLTEMLAKFTETEALEGAIYACDHCNSKRRRFCSKQVVLTEAQKQLMVHKLPHVLRLHLKRFRWSGRNHREKIGVHVQFEQELNMEPYCCKDSSNSLHPQHFLYQLSAVVMHHGKGFGSGHYTAYCYNTEGGFWVHCNDSKLSVCAVEEVCKAQAYILFYTQQSSQDKIKASDL from the exons ATGGACAGGTGTAAGCACGTGGGTCGTTTAAGGCTCGCGCAGGACCACTCCATCCTGAACCCGCAGAAATGGCACTGCGTGGACTGCAACACCACCGAGTCAGTGTGGGCCTGTCTCAGCTGCTCGCACGTAGCCTGTGGACGCTACATCGAGGAGCATGCACTTCAGCACTTTAAG GAGCAGCACCACTCCCTGGCCCTGGAGGTGAATGATTTGTATGTGTACTGCTACCTGTGTGATGACTACGTACTGAACGATAATGCGACGGGTGACTTGAAGCTGCTGCGTAGCACACTAAGTGCGATTAAGAGCCAGTGCTATGAAGTCACCACACGCAGTGGGCGCACACTGCGCTCTTCCTCTGCCACCGGAGAGCAGCCGTCGCTCAGCGCGCAGGAGTTGCAGTTGCGTCACGAGGACCGCATGTTCACAGCACTGTGGCATCGCCGACGCGCCCTGATCGGCCGCGTGTTCCGCTTGTGGTTCGCTCAAACGGAACGGGGGAAGAAGCGACTGGAGGAGGAGCAACAacgggaggaagaggaggagcggAAGAGGGAGGTGAGGGAGAGGAGGCGGCAACTCAAACGGCAACTCAGGGAGGAGCAGGAAAGCGCTCCTCCAAGAAAGAGCCATCGTATTCGGCGGCAGAGTCTAAAAGCTGCTGTTGTGGCTACGACGCCATCGTCGGCCAATAGCGTAAAATCTATAAAGCGTAGGTCTGCTCCTGCTCACATCTCCACTCCGACTCAACGAACAAATGTCAGAACGCTTCAAAGGAGGCCCCGTACACCTGTTAAGGCCAAACGGCCCCGTGCCCCATTTCCGAAAGTGGGCGATTCTCCAATCAAACGGCGTCCCACTGTCACGCCGGGAGTTACGGGGTTGCGCAACCTCGGAAATACATGCTACATGAACTCTATACTGCAGGTTCTGAGTCACTTGCATGTATTCCGGGAGTGTTTTTTGAGACTGGATCTGAACCAAGCACTGGAGTTGCTAGCTTCCGCGGTCAGCCGCAAGTTGGGACTCTCCGCTCAGCACGTGATCCAACCGAAAGGCTCCAACCTGGGGTCTGGGCTCAGTGGTGGTGCGTCCCGCTCACGCAACATGGAGCTAATCCAACCCAAGGAGCCCAGCTCCAAACACATCTCGCTTTGTCACGAGTTACACACGCTATTCCAGGTGATGTGGTCGGGTAAGTGGGCCCTGGTGTCTCCGTTTGCAATGCTGCACTCCGTGTGGCAGCTTATCCCAGCGTTTCGCGGATATGCACAGCAGGATGCGCAGGAATTTCTTTGTGAACTCTTAGATAAAGTACAGCATGAGCTGGAACGGACTAGGACACTAACGCCTGCCACTGTCCCGGCCAATCAGAGACGGTTGATTAAACAGGTGCTCAGCGTGGTCAACACCATCTTTCACGGCCAGCTGCTTAGCCAG GTGAGGTGTTTGGCATGTGATCATCGCTCAAACACAATAGAGCCCTTTTGGGATCTTTCGTTAGAGTTCCCAGAGCGTTACCACAGCAACAGTAAGGATGCCGCACCGGTTCCGTGTGGTTTGACAGAGATGTTGGCCAAGTTTACAGAGACGGAGGCTTTGGAGGGAGCCATATATGCCTGTGACCACTGTAACA GCAAACGACGGCGATTCTGTTCAAAGCAGGTGGTCTTAACGGAAGCTCAGAAACAGTTGATGGTTCACAAACTGCCTCATGTTCTCAGACTGCATCTTAAACGCTTCAG gtggtCTGGGCGAAACCACAGGGAGAAGATTGGCGTTCACGTTCAGTTCGAGCAGGAGCTCAACATGGAGCCATACTGCTGCAAAGACTCCAGTAACTCACTCCACCCTCAACACTTCCTCTACCAGCTCTCTGCTGTCGTCATGCATCATGGAAAGGGATTCGGCTCGGGCCACTACACTGCCTATTGTTATAATACAGAAGGAG GGTTTTGGGTGCACTGTAACGACTCTAAACTGAGTGTGTGCGCTGTGGAGGAAGTGTGTAAAGCCCAGGCCTACATTCTCTTCTACACACAGCAAAGCTCTCAGGACAAAATCAAAGCCAGTGACCTCTGA